A region from the Lolium perenne isolate Kyuss_39 chromosome 4, Kyuss_2.0, whole genome shotgun sequence genome encodes:
- the LOC139830538 gene encoding uncharacterized protein, protein MFVIRMPPRRAPPPPPPPPLEFGQALLNVTQILTQLAQNQVQNNEGNGRVTIREFLNLNPRTFDTPLKPLDADDWLREMNRTLNTARVAPADRVSFVTFLLRGESAAWWDSYLERTDPDIETGWDEFQALFRRHHIRDGAMDKMREEFRRLTQADMDVETYSRAFTNLARYAGDEISTDERKQDKFRRGLNPTVKFAINLIKCRNFDELVDTAIKAETGRQEFEQSRKHSRDSGSSSTPAMPPQKRRVWFPDTAPPAPRSFHSRPPGFAPRPPTPQFAHRPAQFQHRPAFAPQQHRGFVQQQRPAFGPPQRQFAPRSSSVTCYSCGQPGHTSRTCSQKQQLPPPPPHPSSTQTMVRAPSTGKAFNYNNKPRSATVNNITAEEAEKASDVVLDAGTEEYGEEYDYYPEEDRAGFSSSDLTGTTGFEYPPGHYFVDHAEDDYVE, encoded by the exons ATGTTTGTCATCAGGATGCCTCCAAGGCgcgcacctccgcctcctccacctccacctctggAATTTGGGCAAGCTCTGTTGAATGTGACTCAGATTCTAACGCAGCTGGCCCAGAACCAGGTGCAAAACAATGAAGGGAATGGCCGGGTCACTATCAGAGAGTTCCTTAATCTCAACCCGCGCACCTTCGACACTCCTCTGAAGCCActagatgcagatgattggctgcgTGAGATGAACCGCACCCTCAACACTGCGCGTGTAGCTCCAGCAGACAGAGTTTCCTTTGTGACCTTCCTCCTGAGAGGTGAGTCTGCTGCGTGGTGGGACAGCTACCTGGAGAGGACAGATCCAGATATTGAGACTGGTTGGGATGAGTTCCAGGCGCTTTTCAGGCGTCATCACATTCGTGATGGTGCCATGGACAAGATGCGTGAGGAGTTTCGCAGGCTCACACAAGCTGATATGGATGTGGAAACCTACAGCAGAGCCTTCACCAACCTTGCTCGCTATGCAGGTGATGAGATCTCCACCGATGAGAGGAAGCAAGACAAGTTTCGCAGAGGCCTCAACCCTACAGTCAAGTTCGCTATCAACCTGATCAAGTGCAGAAACTTCGATGAGCTTGTTGATACAGCTATCAAGGCTGAGACTGGTAGACAGGAGTTTGAGCAGTCAAGGAAGCACTCTCGTGACAGTGGCTCTTCTTCGACACCAGCTATGCCACCTCAGAAGCGCAGAGTTTGGTTTCCTGACACTGCTCCACCAGCTCCACGGTCTTTTCACTCGAGACCGCCTGGGTTTGCTCCCCGCCCACCCACCCCTCAGTTTGCTCACAGGCCAGCACAGTTTCAGCACAGGCCAGCTTTCGCTCCTCAGCAGCACAGAGGTTTTGTTCAGCAGCAGAGGCCAGCTTTTGGTCCTCCTCAGAGACAGTTTGCTCCCCGTTCTTCTTCAGTCACTTGCTACTCTTGTGGTCAGCCCGGGCACACTTCCCGTACTTGTTCTCAGAAGCAGCaacttccaccaccaccacctcatccTTCCTCGACTCAGACGATGGTGCGTGCTCCTTCTACAGGCAAGGCTTTCAACTATAACAATAAGCCTAGATCTGCCACTGTCAACAACATCACCGCAGAGGAAGCTGAGAAGGCATCAGACGTTGTGCTTG ACGCCGGTACCGAGGAGTACGGCGAGGAGTACGACTACTACCCTGAGGAGGATCGTGCCGGTTTCTCTTCTTCTGATTTGACAG GTACGACAGGTTTTGAGTATCCACCTGGACACTACTTCGTGGACCACGCTGAGGATGACTACGTCGAGTAG